One part of the Musa acuminata AAA Group cultivar baxijiao chromosome BXJ1-5, Cavendish_Baxijiao_AAA, whole genome shotgun sequence genome encodes these proteins:
- the LOC135674227 gene encoding V-type proton ATPase subunit a3-like — protein MGDYRGLNVRRDRGGCCPPMDLMRSEAMQLVRIIVPVESAHLTLSYLGDLGLFQFKDLNADKSPFQRTYANQIKRCGEMARKLRLFKEQMAKAGISHSEMAMTQTRIDFDEMEIKLGELEAELIEVNSNNEKLQRSYNELLEYMLVLKKAGEFFYSAQSSATAQQREIEARQTGDGSLDSPLLLEQEMLTDPAKQVKLGFVSGLVPKEKAMAFERILFRATRGNMYLRQAAVDDPVIDPISGEKIAKNVFVVFYSGERAKTKILKICEAFGANRYPFTDDIGKQMQMISEVSGKITELKTTIDLGMLHRDNILKNISYQFEQWNNLVRTEKAIYHTLNMLSLDVTKKCLVAEGWSPVFATSQIQDALQRATYDSNSQVGSIFQVLHTKESPPTYFQTNKFTSAFQEIVDAYGIAKYQEANPGVYTIVTFPFLFAVMFGDWGHGMCLLLATLMLIFREKKLSSQKLGDIMEMMFGGRYVILMMALFSIYTGLIYNEFFSVPFEMFGRSAYACRDLSCRDATTEGLVKVREAYPFGVDPKWHGSRSELPFLNSLKMKMSILLGVAQMNLGIILSYFNAKFFSNSINTWYQFIPQLIFLNSLFGYLSLLIIVKWCTGSQADLYHVMIYMFLSPTDDLGENQLFPGQKTLQLVLLLLALISVPWMLFPKPILLRKQHNERHQGQSYTMLHNTEESLEIEEDHDSHDHEEFEFSEVFVHQLIHTIEFVLGAVSNTASYLRLWALSLAHSELSSVFYEKVLLLAWGFNNIAILIIGIVVFVCATIGVLLVMETLSAFLHALRLHWVEFQNKFYEGDGYKFAPFSFALLTDEED, from the exons CTTAATGCAGATAAAAGTCCTTTCCAGCGGACATATGCTAACCAG ATCAAAAGATGTGGTGAAATGGCACGGAAGTTAAGATTGTTTAAAGAACAAATGGCAAAGGCAGGTATATCACATTCAGAAATGGCAATGACACAAACtcgtattgattttgatgaaatggag ATAAAACTCGGAGAACTTGAGGCTGAGCTAATTGAAGTTAATTCAAACAATGAGAAGCTGCAAAgatcttataatgaattactgGAGTACATGTTAGTTCTCAAAAAG GCTGGTGAGTTTTTCTACTCAGCCCAAAGTAGTGCTACAGCCCAGCAAAGAGAAATCGAGGCACGTCAAACTGGAGATGGTTCTCTTGATAGCCCTTTGTTGTTGGAACAA GAGATGCTTACAGATCCAGCAAAGCAAGTAAAgcttggctttgttagtggacttGTGCCCAAGGAGAAGGCAATGGCTTTTGAAAGAATTTTGTTTCGTGCTACTAGGGGCAACATGTATCTAAGACAAGCTGCAGTTGATGATCCTGTTATTGACCCAATTTCAGGAGAAAAG ATTGCCAAAAATGTATTTGTTGTCTTCTACTCTGGGGAAAGAGCAAAGACcaaaattctaaagatatgtgaGGCTTTCGGAGCAAATCGATATCCATTTACAGATGACATAGGAAAACAAATGCAGATGATATCTGAG GTTTCTGGGAAAATCACTGAGCTGAAGACAACTATAGATCTTGGGATGCTTCATCGTGATAACATACTGAAAAATATTAGCTATCAATTTGAGCAGTGGAATAACTTG GTAAGGACAGAGAAAGCTATTTATCACACTCTAAACATGCTCAGCCTTGATGTGACAAAGAAATGTTTAGTTGCTGAGGGTTGGAGCCCTGTTTTTGCAACAAGTCAG ATTCAAGATGCATTGCAGCGAGCTACATATGATAGCAACTCCCAAGTCGGTTCCATTTTCCAGGTTCTCCATACAAAAGAATCTCCACCTACTTACTTCCAGACAAACAAATTTACTTCTGCTTTTCAAGAAATTGTTGATGCTTATGG GATTGCTAAATACCAAGAGGCAAATCCTGGTGTCTACACTATTGTTACATTTCCTTTCTTGTTTGCGGTCATGTTTGGTGACTGGGGTCATGGTATGTGCTTATTACTTGCAACGTTGATGCTTATATTCCGAGAAAAGAAACTATCTTCTCAA AAACTTGGTGACATTATGGAGATGATGTTTGGTGGCCGTTATGTGATTTTGATGATGGCATTATTCTCAATTTACACTGGACTGATCTACAATGAATTCTTCTCTGTCCCATTTGAGATGTTTGGTCGATCTGCCTATGCATGTCGTGATCTTTCATGCAG GGATGCTACTACAGAAGGCTTGGTTAAAGTGAGAGAAGCCTACCCATTTGGTGTGGATCCCAAATGGCATGGCAGCAGAAGTGAGTTACCATTCCTTAACTCGTTGAAGATGAAGATGTCTATCCTTCTTGGAGTCGCACAAATGAACCTTGGCATTATTTTGAGTTATTTCAATGCAAAGTTCTTCAGTAACAGTATCAATACCTG GTATCAGTTCATTCCGCAGTTGATCTTTTTGAACAGTTTGTTCGGATACCTTTCACTCCTCATAATTGTAAAATGGTGTACTGGATCACAAGCAGATCTGTACCATGTAATGATATACATGTTTCTTAGTCCAACAGATGATTTAGGTGAGAACCAGCTATTTCCTGGTCAGAAAACACTTCAG CTTGTGTTGCTCCTTCTGGCCCTTATTTCAGTTCCCTGGATGCTATTTCCAAAGCCCATTCTTTTGAGGAAGCAACACAATGAG AGACACCAAGGTCAATCATACACCATGCTCCATAACACCGAAGAGTCACTAGAGATTGAGGAAGATCATGATTCACATGACCACGAGGAGTTTGAGTTCAGTGAAGTTTTTGTCCACCAACTGATACACACTATAGAATTTGTCCTTGGAGCAGTCTCGAATACTGCATCATATCTTCGTCTATGGGCCCTCAG TCTTGCCCATTCAGAACTGTCTAGTGTGTTCTACGAGAAGGTTCTTCTTCTTGCTTGGGG ATTCAACAATATCGCCATTCTCATCATTGGCATCGTCGTGTTCGTCTGTGCTACCATCGGCGTTCTACTTGTGATGGAAACATTAAGTGCTTTCTTGCACGCATTGAGGCTTCACTGGGTGGAGTTCCAGAACAAGTTCTACGAGGGAGACGGATACAAGTTCGCCCCATTCTCATTCGCACTGCTTACCGATGAGGAAGACTGA
- the LOC135674228 gene encoding uncharacterized protein LOC135674228: MLEDIGKILEIKKTLERAIFVVGFLYNHIGALNMMREFTGNKELVRHGVTRFATSFLTLQSVHRQKHTLRNMFTSEKWVTSKWAKEAKGKRAADIILMPSFWNHIVYILKVMGPLVRVLRLVDNENKPAMGYIYKAMDRAKETIKRSFNKNEEKYEKIFTIIDERWNCQLHRPLHAAGYYLNPEFFYKIKSVGFDAEVLGGLYQCVARLVPSIEVQDKIIHELSLYKNAEGLFGIPIAVRSKTTTSPAEWWSLFGNSTPNLQKFAVKVLSLTCSASGCERNWSVFEHIHSKRRNRLEHQRLHDLVYIKYNQALKTRHDLKNRFDSISLQDIDDSNEWLVGEMGANLQDAEDELVFEDDRLTWGDVARASGAGELQTYTRQMSKRKMSAKASSSAPAIVEDIENETYLDEEEGIEEQEEEDEFNEDDLCENDDNIDYDE; encoded by the exons atgttggaagatattggaaagatcttagaaatcaagaaaaccttagaaagggcaatttttgttgttggatttctttataatcacattggggctttgaatatgatgagagaatttacagggaataaagaattagtgagacatggtgttacccgatttgctacttcattcttgacattacagagcgtgcatcgtcaaaaacatactctgagaaatatgtttacctctgagaaatgggtgacaagcaaatgggcaaaagaagcaaaaggcaagagggctgctgatatcatcttaatgccatccttttggaatcatatagtttatatattaaaggtaatgggccctcttgttcgagtccttcgattggtggataatgaaaataagcctgcaatgggatatatttataaggctatggatagagcaaaggagacgattaaaagatcttttaataaaaatgaagaaaaatatgagaaaatttttacaatcattgacgaaagatggaattgtcaacttcatcgtcccttacatgcagcaggatattatttgaaccctgaattcttttataagattaaatctgttggatttgatgcagaagttttgggtgggttatatcagtgtgttgcaagattagttcccagcattgaggttcaagataagattattcatgaattatctttatataaaaatgctgaaggtctttttggaattccaattgccgttcgatccaagacaactacctctccag ctgaatggtggagtctatttggaaattccaccccgaacttacagaaatttgctgtcaaagtacttagtttgacatgtagtgcttcgggttgtgagcgaaactggagtgtctttgagcat attcactcgaagagaagaaatcggttagaacatcaacgattgcacgatcttgtttacataaagtataatcaagctttgaagactcgtcatgatttgaaaaatagatttgattcaatctcattgcaagatattgatgattcaaatgagtggttagtaggagaaatgggtgctaacttgcaagatgctgaagacgagcttgtatttgaagatgatagattgacgtggggagatgtggcaagagcttcaggtgctggagaattacaaacatatacaagacagatgtcaaagagaaaaatgagtgcaaaagcatcaagctcggctcctgctattgttgaagacatagagaatgaaacatatcttgatgaagaggaaggaatcgaagaacaagaggaagaagacgaattcaatgaagatgatttgtgtgaaaatgacgataatattgattatgatgaatga